Proteins co-encoded in one Papaver somniferum cultivar HN1 chromosome 5, ASM357369v1, whole genome shotgun sequence genomic window:
- the LOC113284645 gene encoding polyphenol oxidase, chloroplastic-like yields MSLSHLYTTPISSSITNNPLRSSTKTTSSPSVHLSNHTQYISCKQNKQTSKEGNANHNVIDRRNVLLGLGGLYGATGTAIGAPFTPPDLGQCHKATDDDVTPKEVDCCPPKYGNAKMVDFTPPSVNDPLRVRKAAHKYNPDDIAKFEAAIAKMKALPADHPWNYNQQATIHCTYCNGAFNQFNSDALLQIHESWFFLPWHRYYLYFWEKILGKLIGDDTFAIPFWNWDTPKGMYIPPMYLKEKSPLFDDTRDKRHYTSVFDYKYTYKNPNPTDIDAVVTTNLAELDSIFKETLQLPALFMGKALRAGEKPTPAPGRCESLHNVAHMWAGPPDKPHWNMGNFHTAARDTLFFAHHGNVDRMWDIYSKFRGQKVEFRDPDWLDSSFIFYDENEQLVKCKVRNCLTPESLRYSYNPEPLAWTTIRRKYKKLRNEAKKRSEGDSLKLTPVSGFGSQPRPLTGPIRVLVQRPTTSRSKDEKADAVEILVIDGINVTSGSTARFDVYVTKSLEGLAGPDNGELAGSFVQIPKSSAGKGSSLELGISTLLEEIEADSEKELVVSLIPRNGDVTVSGVRIELFKVDDDEI; encoded by the exons ATGTCCCTCTCTCATTTGTATACCACACCCATTTCCTCTTCAATCACTAACAATCCTCTTCGAAGTTCTACCAAAACTACCAGCAGCCCATCAGTTCATCTTTCAAACCATACCCAATACATCTCAtgtaaacaaaacaaacaaaccagCAAAGAAGGCAATGCAAATCATAATGTCATTGATAGAAGAAATGTCCTCTTAGGGTTAGGAGGATTATATGGTGCCACCGGTACTGCTATAGGTGCTCCATTTACCCCTCCTGACTTAGGTCAGTGTCATAAAGCAACGGACGATGATGTTACCCCGAAAGAGGTTGATTGTTGTCCACCTAAGTACGGTAATGCCAAAATGGTCGACTTCACACCGCCTTCTGTTAATGATCCATTACGAGTTCGGAAAGCAGCCCACAAATACAATCCGGACGATATTGCGAAATTTGAAGCAGCTATTGCTAAGATGAAGGCTTTGCCAGCAGATCATCCATGGAATTACAATCAACAAGCTACCATTCATTGTACTTACTGCAATGGTGCCTTCAATCAGTTCAACAGTGATGCTTTACTTCAAATTCATGAAAGTTGGTTTTTCCTTCCATGGCATCGTTACTATCTATACTTCTGGGAGAAAATCCTCGGGAAACTTATCGGAGATGATACTTTTGCTATCCCTTTCTGGAACTGGGATACTCCTAAAGGAATGTACATCCCCCCCATGTACTTAAAAGAGAAATCACCTTTATTCGATGACACCCGTGACAAACGTCACTACACGTCGGTGTTTGATTACAAGTATACTTATAAAAACCCTAATCCCACTGACATCGATGCTGTGGTTACTACTAATTTGGCTGAGCTCGACAGTATATTCAAAGAAACGTTACAGTTGCCAGCACTTTTCATGGGGAAAGCATTAAGAGCGGGAGAAAAGCCTACACCAGCTCCAGGGAGGTGTGAAAGTTTGCACAATGTTGCGCATATGTGGGCTGGACCTCCTGACAAACCTCACTGGAATATGGGAAATTTCCACACTGCTGCTCGTGACACTTTGTTCTTTGCTCACCATGGTAATGTCGATCGAATGTGGGATATCTACAGTAAGTTCCGTGGACAGAAAGTTGAATTCAGAGATCCTGACTGGCTCGACTCATCTTTCATCTTCTACGATGAGAATGAACAACTCGTCAAGTGCAAG GTGAGGAATTGTCTGACTCCAGAAAGCCTACGGTACAGTTACAATCCTGAACCACTTGCATGGACAACCATTCGTAGAAAGTACAAGAAACTGAGGAACGAAGCAAAGAAGAGGAGCGAAGGTGATTCATTGAAACTAACCCCAGTTTCCGGGTTTGGATCTCAGCCACGGCCATTAACAGGACCAATACGGGTATTAGTACAAAGGCCAACGACTTCAAGGAGTAAAGATGAGAAAGCAGATGCAGTAGAAATTTTAGTAATAGACGGAATCAACGTTACAAGTGGATCAACAGCAAGGTTTGATGTTTATGTAACTAAATCCCTCGAAGGATTAGCCGGGCCAGACAACGGAGAATTAGCCGGTAGTTTTGTGCAAATTCCGAAATCATCAGCAGGTAAAGGCTCGAGTTTGGAACTGGGTATTAGTActctacttgaagaaattgagGCTGATAGTGAAAAGGAATTGGTTGTGAGCTTGATTCCTCGAAATGGTGATGTTACTGTCAGTGGAGTTCGCATCGAATTGTTCaaggttgatgatgatgaaatatga